In Hemicordylus capensis ecotype Gifberg chromosome 17, rHemCap1.1.pri, whole genome shotgun sequence, the DNA window GGCCCCCTGAGTGGGCACGCTGCTGGCTGGGCTCCGCGGCCCCGGGCAAGGGCCCTCCTTCGAGCCAGACGCCACCGggcggggagctgctgccacagagagctggagaggcagctgggcttgTTCCGGCGGCAGGCGCCACCGAGGGGCCCCGTCGGCAGCTTGCACCGCCTGGGTCTCCCGGGGCCGGGCGCTCTCTGGCCCGTCCCTCTCATTGCTGGCCGCCGTCTCCTTCCGgggggggcagctgctgccaggcgAGGGGTGTGGAGGCAGGGAAGCCAGTGCGGGCAGGGCCTGGGCACGTGTGGGGcctgccagcctggctgctggggaGGCGATGGGGGCCACCGCTGGCTGCTGGAGGACCAGAGCCGGGGCCGGCAGGAGGAGCCGTGGGGCCAGCAGGAGCCTCTTCTGGGCGGCCTTCTTGGCCTCCGCTTCCCGCAGCCGCTTGGCCCTCAGCAGCTCCGAGACGGTCTTGGGCTTCTGGGGCGGGCGAGGGGCCAGCAGCGCctgccaggggtggggaggggccccGGGGCCTTCCTTGGCTCTCAGAGGGATGAACTTCTTGCTGAGctgcaggctgggctgggctgggccgggagaggaggaggaggaggaggaggaagaggaagcacagGTCAGTGGCCGGAGCGGCCCCGCGGAAGGGATCCCTgagctctggctggcagctgaCGGGGGGCTGGGGcgcaactacaactcccgtcatccccagctacaatcaaGTGCAGCGggaggtgatgggagctgcagtccggccATCTCCAGAGGGCCAGCGGTTGGGACCCCAGGGTGAGCCAGAGAGGAGgtggggggtagggtggggggcccatcctgcccccgccccccgcatggCCGGcctgcagctgggctgggctcacGTTCGGCCAGGACGCCCGCTGAAGAGCGGGCACCAAATACGTACCGTTTGCGTCCCGCGCTGGAGCAGCctgcagaaaaggggggggggagaggtcagCTCGGGAGGCAGGTGGGCGGACCACAGTCTCCTACAGCTACACTCTGGGGGGTGATGGCGGGCTGGGGAGGATCGGGGGGGGTAGGGCAAGAGATGGGGCAGGAGCTCATCTGCGCCGTGAGAGGGGAAGCAACTGACCGGtggcatttttataccgccttcctGCTTGACAAAGacacccaaagcagcttacaagatTAAAGAGCAATGAAATTACATaagtactgtttttatgcttgtgttttaattatttttttaatcagatttctttatatatatatatttagctcagtgttttaatgtgtctttttaataatctgtgtgtgtgtgtgtgtgtgtgtgtgtgtgtgtgtgtgaaagccaCTTTGGGATtctcttaatgaaaggcagggtataaatttaacaatgggaataaaaagattaaaagctCCGTTGTTTCAAGGCTGCTGGTCTttccaggagctgaggacaagaacTCGCCAGCCTGACTCATCTGGGTGGGGGGGGTCAATGGCAAGTGCTTGGCCTggtcttcgggggggggggggcctcccagctgGCGCTGCCGGCTGATGCCAGCTCAGTCCAGGATGAAATCTCTCTCATCACCAACTCACTGTGGAGGAAGTGGGCCGAGCTGGTGCAGAGGGCTGGCGGCCCCAGCCGACTCCTGAGATTTGCTCTCAGCTGCCAGCCCCACCAGGTTTCTAGCTCTCAGGGCGGGCCCTGCCTGCTCGGGGCTCAAGGGACGGCCGTTCCTCTTGGGGCGGCCCAGAGCAGGCAGAGTCCGGGAAGGAGAAGGTACCTGCTCGGTGCTCCCGATGAAGGTCTTCAAGAGCTCCGGCTGCCGGGACCGCCTCTTCTCGATGACCTTCACGCAGCCGGCCGCGTCTATGTGCAGCAGCTGCACAGCGAGGGCCCAGCGTCAAGCCTCAGGCCGGGCAGCGTGTGGCCAGACGGCGCGTGGGCTGCAACCCCGGGACGGAGACCCTTGGCCGTGGGCCTCCCCGTGGACTGGCAGTGTCACCCCCAAGGGAGCCGgccacgggggagggggagatgccgACCACTCACCCACCTGAATGAAGAGCGTGAAGAGCGGGGTGCTCGCCAGCCGGGCAGCCTGCAGCTGCTGGAAGATCAGTTCcgctggggggggtgggggggataagaGAGAGCGCATCCTCAAGACCAGCCGCACGGAGGCCAAGCGCGCGGGGGCCCTTCGGCTGCCAGGGACTGCCTCGTTTCTTGGGCACAGCCTTCGCCTCCCTCCAAGCGACACCTCTGCGCTGGGACATTCCCACCGACCCAGGCAACCCTGGGGGTGGCACCAGGCTGCCcttcagcctcccccacccccgccagcgcAGAGAGACGGGGGTCCCTTGCAGGCTGCCCTGGAGTCCAAAGGAGGCCCCAGGCGGACGAGGCTCCCCGCCCCTCCCGTTACAAGGCTGGAGGGAGGACCAGGGTGGGGAAAGCCCTCTGGGGCTGTTGGGCCCGaacctgccccccaccgcccccggGTCTTGCTGCAGCTAATCCTTTGCCACAGAACCCAGTTTTTAGCCGGCTCAGCCAGTTTTGGCACAAATGCGCAGCCGGGCGCCTGGCCTGGAACCATTCCTTCTCAAAGTCACCCACAAgctccccagagagagagaggaacggggggggggaagagcagaggagagggtCAAGCCGGGGGGCGGCTGGGCAGCCTCTGACTAGCCGGCGGCTCCTCCCCAGTACCTTTGGACCTGCGAGAAGCTTCCTCCTTGGCCCGCAGAGCCAAGGCCTGCACGGTGCTGCCGGTCCAGGGGGTCACCGCGATCATCAGCCTCCGGTAGAGCGTCATCTTCCACTGCCCGGCAGGGGGGCCCCTGTGATTCCCGCGGGGTGCACGGCCCGCGGGCCGCCCCGGGTCAAAccgccgcctcctgtgcagttcTCGCTGGGGGAGAGACAGGCGCTGGCGTCGGGCCCTTTGCCGAGGGACCCGCCTGCCGTTAAGCAGCTCCGTGACCCGCTTTACTCAGAGCCCACCGAAGAGCCACGCAGAGGGAGGCAGGAGCCAGGCCCCCGGCCCAGCGCGGTCTGCACTGACGGGCAGCGGCTCCCGCCAGGGTTTCCGGCTCAGGGTTTCAGCTCCCCGCCCCGCCTGCCGCCACCAGGGAGGgcgcctgggaccttctgcatgccaagcagacgccCCGTCTCCACCGGTGTCAGGCATGGATGGGTCTTCTCACGCAGGCACCACCCAGACCGAGGTCTGCTGAGCGCCAACAAGCTGGCTGTACTGGGTGCCTGAGGCCAGGCTGGGCCAAGCTGGCCTGTCAAAGAAGGACGTAAGAGCAGCCCAGCTGGGTCAGGCCCCCTAAGGAAGCCCACCTAGCCCAGCCTCCCGTTCCCCAcggtagcccaccagatgcctctggggagcccacaggccaaaGGCagaggcaggccctctctcctgctgtggctcccctgcaactgggactggGAGGCGGGAGACGGCCTATATCCATTAAGAGCAGGAGCCGTTGATAGACATGCCCATGAATTGGTCTCAGCCCCTTCCAAAGatatccaagctagaggccatcGCTGCATCCCGTGGCGGAGAGTTCCATAGTGAACTCTGGAGGCCcaaatcccccccgccccccgccttagAACATGCTCTGGGACATTCACACAGTCACTCGCAGTTCTACCTCCTCCATTCTGGATACTTTGGGACAGGCAAGCGGAACATCAAGCCAACAAGCCCTCATTAAACAAGCCCCTTTTAGCACCATGTAAACCGCTTGAAGACACATTATAGCCGCATCTCTCAAACAACTGATATCTGGCTGGGGACAGCTTACAATAAAAGCTTACCAGACGCATCACGGCCAAGCCGTCATTCTGTGCTCATTCAACCCGCGGGCCCCAAAGCCGACCAGGCTCCCAGGATGCCAGAAGGTTTGGCGTTTCCAAAGTGAAAGGGGCagaggagcacacacacacacacagagacacagacacacacacacacagccttgtcGCCCGCGCCCCAGCCAGGCACCTACGCTTCTCTTCTGCAGCTCAAAGGTCTCTCTCCTCAGCACAGACTTCACGTAGGCCAGGGAGACCTTCCACGaatcccttctgctgctgctggacttctGCAAGGAAGAGGAACCTTAAAACCCACCAGCCCCACAGGATTCCAAGCCTGCCCCATTGCCAGAGGAGGGAGGCCCTGGGGGGAGAGTAGTGCAgaagcccagtgtgtgtgtgtgtggggggggaggaagctggTCTCTCGCACCCGAGTCAGGGAGGCCAAGAGTCTTGGCTCAGCAACTTTCCGCAGCGGCTGAGACTTGCCAGCCAATGCTGACCGTGGCCCCTTGTGGCACAGGAGGACCGGGAAGCAGAAGCCGCACGGCCGGCAGCCCACCAGAGACCCGTCCGCAGCCCTCGCTCCCAGTACGTACGGCGCTGGCCTCCTtttcctccgccgccgccgcctccactcCGACGCGGGCCCGTTCCGACGCCCCGGCCTCCGTCCCAAGGGGCCCTTCTCCTTCGTCCGCAGGAGCGTCGCTGGGGAGCGGCTTCCGCTTCCTGTTCTCATCAAAGCCCTTGGAGAGCAGCGTGACCGAGGCCAGCTCCCCGGGcctgggctgggccgggccctTCCTCGTGGGGACCCACAGGTCGATGCCGGGGACCCTCCACTGGCCGGCGGCAGCTTTGGCTGGGCGGCCcttgggctcctcctcctccgagccGCTCCCGTCCAGCTCCGGGTCCAGCTCCGAGtcctcgctgccgccgccgctgctgctgctggactccaCAGGCCTGGGGCTGGCTCTCCGCTTGCGGGACGGCTTCTTCTCTGCCCATTTCCTGGAGCGGTTTTTCTTCAAGCACGGAACAAGGCCACACGTGGCTGATCCCAGAGACCCCCAGAAGGCACCGCTCGGCCCTTCTGTTCTCGGTCAGGGGCTCAACCCGGCACTCTCACAGTGGGGCGGGGGACAGGAGGGGCTCCAGCTGGCAATGCCCCCAAGACCCGTCTCGGGGGCAAGAAGTTCAAAGCCACCCGGCCCACACTTCGGCAGGGAGGGAGTCCTGGCTGCGCCCCCCACCCTGCAGGGACTTGCCATCAGAATGCTAGGGTCAGAACAGCAGCCCTGCCCCACACCCCGTCCTGCTCTTCGAAGGCAGGGGGTCTCAGCCTTGGGCTCCCCGACACACCTCCTCTCACCCCACTTGCCCACCGTAGCTCCCacatgatgggaactgtagtccaatatcACCCCCCAAGGCAAAGGGGGCAGAGACCCCCAAGGGCCAAGGGCCCCTCACCTACCCTATAGCCGAGCAGCACCTTCCACTTGCTGAGGCACTGCGACCCCGAGCGGTGGGGCAACTCGGAAGCGATTTTTGCCCAGCGGcctagagagggagaaggaaaatcAGGACAGAGCAGGAGCGCTcagccttggggccccagatgtggctggacccactcccatcatcccacagcTGGGGGAGTCCGACCCCACCAGGGGACCCAAGTCCGAGAACTCCTGACTTAGGGGGACGAGAAGGACTTCATGGCGCTCCTAAGATGCCTGAGGCCCCTCCCCCCGGCATGGCCCCGATTCCCACCCCACTCGCCGCCTCGTGCTCCCTGTGGACTGCTCAGAGCTGGCAAGTCACACAAAACACTGCaggcagagggtgtgtgtgggacGACGAGCCACACAGAGCCTCCCTCCCCAGCTCCAGCATCTCCCCAGCTGCTGGGCATCAGTGAGGGTGGTCGCCGAGAGAGTCCCATACAGCCTAGGACGGGGGGCTGTGCCACTTGTGGGCCCCCTGcagatgtggactacaactcccccaaCCACGGCACATgagggctggggattgtgggagttgttgttgttattattatgtgtggtccaaaaatagctggagggtccAGGTTGTGCAGCCATGAAAGGAAGCCCTGCCCTCCAACTCCCTCATGAACCCGCCAGATCatggagaaccccccccccacttttcccaCCCGGGGAGTTCAGGGAGGCGGCGAGGAGGAAGGGGGCctgctgggcaggggggagccAAGCTGAGCCCGGACTCAGAGAAAGGTCTGCCGTGAACTGGCCCAGGATCCGGACGGGAGCCGCTCTGGGCTGCCTGGAAGAGGAACCCCTCAACACAAGGAGCGGCAAACTCATTCAGAACAAGCAGCTCCCAAGACAGGCCTTCATTTGGCGATGgctgggcgggcgggtgggggggggagcagcagccccagccccGGCCTGAGCCCCTCCACCCGCCCGGCCACCATGCCAGCCCCGGGCTCCCTTCCTGGGGTTGTGCTCGGCTCCAGTGGACTCTCGGCCAGCCTTCCCTCCACTGGCGCCACGGACGGGCAGGCTCCGGTGGGACGACCACTTTCCTCGGCAGGGCCCAGGCTCCCCTCTGCCTGCAGCCACCAAgagcaggcccaggcccaggcggCTTCCTGCTCCCGCCGCGGCCAGGAGGGCGCCTCCTCACCTGTGCCGTACTTCTCGGTGAGCTCCACgagcttcctctcctcctcctcgctccaCTTCCCCTTCTTGATGTCATAGTGCAAGGAGTTCAAGTACCTGCAGTTCCCCAGAGGGATgtggggagggcgggagggagaggTGGGCGGGGGCCGGGTCGCTGCCGCGGCTTCCCTCTCACTCCTTTTACACCCCGCCCCCCGAGTGCTCCCTTGTGGGGATCTGCTAGCGAGGCCTGGCCGAGGGCTCCATCCTCGGTGCAAGACCAGCATCGGTGAGGGACGGCAGGGCCTGCTCTGTAGCTGCCCCAACAATGTAGGCTCAGGCGGCTTGCTCAGCCCCACTGCTGGCCTGGTGTTTGGAAAGAAACCAAAGGCTCCccttgccccgcccccccccccacgccagaGCTCGCCTCCGAGGCCGCAGTTTGACCGACTCCAAGCTGAGTCTGTTATCCTGCCGTGGCCTTTCACGGCTGGGCGGTTAATGCTTTCGTGCAGAAAGAAGAACTCCGGCCCAACAGCCACAGGCCACAGAGAGCGGGGCTCGTGCGCTGAGCCGCCacaggactcctcctcctcctcctcctcctcacctgtcTCGGCACTGCAGGTCGGTCCTGCCTGGCACCTCCGTCCGGATCTTGTACCACTCCCGCTGGCCGTACTTGGCAACCGCCTTCAAAAGCAACTGGAGACGCAACACAAGAGGGGGAATCAGGGCCGGGAAGAGCTGCCGGAGGATTGTGGCCCCCCAGCTGTGGGAAGAAATGGGGAGCGAAAAAGCAGGACTCCGAGGAGAGCCGGCAGAAGACGGGCCCTCCCCAGCCGCCCAGGGGCCAGGGGGGGGGAACCATGCAGCCCTGAGAGCAGCGCCCCCTCAcaggggtccccagaggttgcggactacaactcccataagccccaagcaaaagccatggcagctgggggttctgggagttatagtccgcaacatctggggatctccgTGAGAGGGACCACGGCCTGCAAGGCGCCCCGAGGAAGAGGAGGTTCTGCCCGCAAAGGGACAAGCAGACCCTCCTCGGGGATTCTGGCTGCGTGGATCTAGCCCCAGAGAGACCCCCCCCCGGCTCCCGAGGACTGGGCCGCCACAGGCTGCCCCCTCCGCCCGCTCCTGCCTGAGCCCTGCGCCAGCTGCCAAGGCGCTCCCAGATGTGGAAAGGGCAGGAAGCCTCGCCCGGGTTGCCACTCCGGGACTGGGGCTCCCACGGGAAGGGGCAGGAGAAAGCAGAGGCTTGCAGGGGGGCTGGCAAACCAAGCCGGGGGGCTGTGCCTGCAGCAGCCCCCCGGcggcctcctccccctcctcccacccgcctCTCGGGGCtgctccctgcccccgcccccccgcgggAGAAACAGGCAGCGTCCTCACCGCGTCCTCCTCCGGCGTCCAGGCTCCTCGCTTCAGCTGGGGATCCACTCGCTTGGTCCACCGGTAGATCAGTTGGGCCGAGTCCCTCCCCTCCATGTAGTAggcaactgggggggggcagagagctCTGGCTCAGCCGGCGCAGAGTCAGccgctgaccccccccccaaagcccgAAGCGGAACGGCCATCTCTGGTCTGAGCAGGCTCCAGCAAGGCCCAGGAAAGGCCAGCTGGTCTCGGTGTGGGGGCCGCCAAGGGCCTCTTGCTGCCGGCAGGCTGGCCACTGGACAGGTAGAGCGGCCTGGTTAACTTCACAGCTCTACCTGGGGAGTGGGCAGCCTGCAGGCACCGCGTGGGAGAGaagagcaacctgagctgcctctttcggcacccccccccaccaggatGCCCAGTATCGGCCAAGGGCAACCGGAGGGACTCCCTCCTTTGCCCAGCGCCGgcccaggaccccccccccccggcttcccagagctccaccctggttggcatCACGAACAGGCCCCGGGAAGAGGCGGAGGGAGCCGCGGGGGCCAGGACCAggcacacgccccccccccccgcagaagaAGGGCCTCTGCTTCGCCAGCAGGTGCTGGAGGGAAAGGCGGAAGCGGGAGGGCGGCTGCTGGTGCCTCTGGCGGCTCACTGGGCCACCTTCTTCGCTCCGCGAGGGGGTCTGTGCGGGAGATGCTCCCCAGCCCGGAGATGCTGCAGGGGCTGGGCCCCGgggggccctcctccctccccaccccaccccaccccaccccagaaggGGGCTCACTTTTCCGGTAGGGGATGTGGCCCCCCACCCGCATGTCCTGCACCAGCTGCAAGAGCATCTGGTCCTCCTCCGGCGTCCACTCGCTCCGCTTGAAGGCCTTGTGGTGGGCCTGGAACATCTGCAGGCACTGGAAGGCGCTGCGCTGcgtctggggagggggaggcaggagcgctgggggtgtgtgtgtggaaaggccCTCCCAAGGGCTGCCAGCCTGCAGGCGGGAGGGGAGGGCTGCATgggagggggggctgggggggaccCCTCCGAGGAGCCGGGCCTTGGAGCACTCCGCCCCAGAGCCTCCCAGCCCCCTGCGCTGCGGCCACCAGCCCTCGACGCCTGCCCCGATCCCCCAGCCCCCCCAGCGTGGGCTCCGCTGGGCCTCACTGACCCCCAGCTCCTGGGCGATCGCCTGCCAGTCCAGGCAGCTGTGCCGGGCCGCcacctcctgcagctgctggatCTCCTCCTCGCCCCACTCCCGCTTGCTGATGCTGGGGTGCTCCGAGTTCTGCCAGAACTTCCGCAGCTCCGGGGCGTTGCGCGTCCcttcaaactggggggggggcgggaagggaGGGGCTcaggctccacacacacacagagcccctcCCTGGTGTCTGGCACCTTTGTGGGGACTGGGGGCTCCTCTTGG includes these proteins:
- the SNAPC4 gene encoding snRNA-activating protein complex subunit 4 isoform X2, which codes for MDVDAEREQIRWEIEELKRSLEELPSIEVNVSDTSLESGSNDEEDTEDDDESNPQADTEGDPRLWNGDSEGDVDLPRTPDTCLQMNLVYQEVIQEKIEEINLLLAQNKEHQEKLTCELSGSKGTRSGDGKVLPANMFLGHFMKPYFKDKTSGVGPPANSDAREKARQGIKSFEELITIKWKTREKQLLRQSVASDSLHRLLQPKLLKLDYLNGKRAKTKDDVARQIFDKQIQETEREIRDINLLPEGALLGNRFDKRDWEKIANINFEGTRNAPELRKFWQNSEHPSISKREWGEEEIQQLQEVAARHSCLDWQAIAQELGTQRSAFQCLQMFQAHHKAFKRSEWTPEEDQMLLQLVQDMRVGGHIPYRKIAYYMEGRDSAQLIYRWTKRVDPQLKRGAWTPEEDALLLKAVAKYGQREWYKIRTEVPGRTDLQCRDRYLNSLHYDIKKGKWSEEEERKLVELTEKYGTGRWAKIASELPHRSGSQCLSKWKVLLGYRKNRSRKWAEKKPSRKRRASPRPVESSSSSGGGSEDSELDPELDGSGSEEEEPKGRPAKAAAGQWRVPGIDLWVPTRKGPAQPRPGELASVTLLSKGFDENRKRKPLPSDAPADEGEGPLGTEAGASERARVGVEAAAAEEKEASAKSSSSRRDSWKVSLAYVKSVLRRETFELQKRSRELHRRRRFDPGRPAGRAPRGNHRGPPAGQWKMTLYRRLMIAVTPWTGSTVQALALRAKEEASRRSKAELIFQQLQAARLASTPLFTLFIQAAPARDANAQPSLQLSKKFIPLRAKEGPGAPPHPWQALLAPRPPQKPKTVSELLRAKRLREAEAKKAAQKRLLLAPRLLLPAPALVLQQPAVAPIASPAARLAGPTRAQALPALASLPPHPSPGSSCPPRKETAASNERDGPESARPRETQAVQAADGAPRWRLPPEQAQLPLQLSVAAAPRPVASGSKEGPCPGPRSPASSVPTQGASQPGSRPILPLTWVLSLQDLLPLALVSVPPPGKQPPGTPGTPPDQGPAAEAPLPKTAAPSTAPLATQPGVPSPGAPSSSLLKEGGPQQTEVSLPPAAPQEAQSRLPTACPPAPPSRPSTPPPVPPSGSAGWKRPPQPHRAACPPAPPPREEKVAPDYRLISLEEAAAVKKWALGEAARAPAPGSGLPYLPPFLSSLRTLSALLLHKEALEGSAASLVTPALEEEEAGGALRAAVQRQLRENPAYRLLRARFLAAFTFPAALATLPPFRVTTTLSGAQSNQEGDSSLSEEEEEEETEGAPEAHQGPGTERAAPDGLGPPGIRRSTRLRKRRRRWP
- the SNAPC4 gene encoding snRNA-activating protein complex subunit 4 isoform X1, whose product is MDVDAEREQIRWEIEELKRSLEELPSIEVNVSDTSLESGSNDEEDTEDDDESNPQADTEGDPRLWNGDSEGDVDLPRTPDTCLQMNLVYQEVIQEKIEEINLLLAQNKEHQEKLTCELSGSKGTRSGDGKVLPANMFLGHFMKPYFKDKTSGVGPPANSDAREKARQGIKSFEELITIKWKTREKQLLRQSVASDSLHRLLQPKLLKLDYLNGKRAKTKDDVARQIFDKQIQETEREIRDINLLPEGALLGNRFDKRDWEKIANINFEGTRNAPELRKFWQNSEHPSISKREWGEEEIQQLQEVAARHSCLDWQAIAQELGTQRSAFQCLQMFQAHHKAFKRSEWTPEEDQMLLQLVQDMRVGGHIPYRKIAYYMEGRDSAQLIYRWTKRVDPQLKRGAWTPEEDALLLKAVAKYGQREWYKIRTEVPGRTDLQCRDRYLNSLHYDIKKGKWSEEEERKLVELTEKYGTGRWAKIASELPHRSGSQCLSKWKVLLGYRKNRSRKWAEKKPSRKRRASPRPVESSSSSGGGSEDSELDPELDGSGSEEEEPKGRPAKAAAGQWRVPGIDLWVPTRKGPAQPRPGELASVTLLSKGFDENRKRKPLPSDAPADEGEGPLGTEAGASERARVGVEAAAAEEKEASAKSSSSRRDSWKVSLAYVKSVLRRETFELQKRSRELHRRRRFDPGRPAGRAPRGNHRGPPAGQWKMTLYRRLMIAVTPWTGSTVQALALRAKEEASRRSKAELIFQQLQAARLASTPLFTLFIQLLHIDAAGCVKVIEKRRSRQPELLKTFIGSTEQAAPARDANAQPSLQLSKKFIPLRAKEGPGAPPHPWQALLAPRPPQKPKTVSELLRAKRLREAEAKKAAQKRLLLAPRLLLPAPALVLQQPAVAPIASPAARLAGPTRAQALPALASLPPHPSPGSSCPPRKETAASNERDGPESARPRETQAVQAADGAPRWRLPPEQAQLPLQLSVAAAPRPVASGSKEGPCPGPRSPASSVPTQGASQPGSRPILPLTWVLSLQDLLPLALVSVPPPGKQPPGTPGTPPDQGPAAEAPLPKTAAPSTAPLATQPGVPSPGAPSSSLLKEGGPQQTEVSLPPAAPQEAQSRLPTACPPAPPSRPSTPPPVPPSGSAGWKRPPQPHRAACPPAPPPREEKVAPDYRLISLEEAAAVKKWALGEAARAPAPGSGLPYLPPFLSSLRTLSALLLHKEALEGSAASLVTPALEEEEAGGALRAAVQRQLRENPAYRLLRARFLAAFTFPAALATLPPFRVTTTLSGAQSNQEGDSSLSEEEEEEETEGAPEAHQGPGTERAAPDGLGPPGIRRSTRLRKRRRRWP